A window of Roseiflexus castenholzii DSM 13941 genomic DNA:
CTGACGGTAATCCCACCGGTATGGGGACCGACGACCACGCCGGCCAGAATGTATCCCAGAAGAAGCGGTTGGCCAAAGCGCTGCGCGACAAATCCGCCAATGAGCGCTGCAACGACAATAATGGCAATGTCTGCTGCTATCCCCATACGCGCCTCCTTGCGCAGGTCGTTGTGTGATCGGAGCGGACGCAATCACCTGCGTGAGCAGAGCGTGCGCTGCAAATTCCCCGGAATGAGGATCGTCCGATGCAGATTGGCTGATATCCATAGCGCCGAAACGTTCGACGCAGACGTTCCCGGGGAAGAGAGATTTCCTCACACGTGGACGAGCAGGCAAAAAACCGGCTCGAAGATGCGCGAGTCATTATAACGGCATTATCGTTGTTCTGCATGCCAGGAAGTCGGGGGTTTGCGTGCTCGACAAGGTCCTCTCGCCTCTCATCTCTTGCCCATAACCCTGGCGGATTGCAACCTTTTCACCTATCGACTCGTCATGTACAATTGAAAATGGTATGCGCCGATTTGCGACGTGCCACATCGGCGCTGCAAGGGAGTAGAACGGTGGCTGAGCCATCTGCTGATATCATCCGGCGTGCGCAGGCTGGTGATCCCGAAGCGTTGACGCAACTCGTGCTTAGTCAGCAGCAGTATGTCTACAGCATTGCCATGAGCGTGCTGAAGAATCCCGATGACGCTGCGGATCTGACGCAGGAAGCGTTTATTCGTCTGTTCCGCGCACTGCCGCAGTACAATGGCGAGAGCCGATTCACGACCTGGCTCTACCGCCTGGTCGTGAACCTGGGACGCGACGAACTGCGTCGCCGTGGGCGGCAGGCGCCGCTGGCGTCTCCGGCAGACGGCGATGAGGAACTCGATGCAATCGATGTCATCGCCGACGATGATCGCTGGTCGGACCCGGAGGAAGCGCTTGACTCGCGTGAACTACGCAGCGAAGTGCGTCGCGCATTGGCGCAACTCGAGGAGCATTATCGCCTGGTGCTGACACTCTATTACTTCGAGGACATGAAATATACCGACATTGCCGAGATCCTCGACCTGCCGCTCAACACGGTCAAAAGTCACATTCGGCGCGGGAAGGAGCGCCTGGCGGCCATTCTCCAGGAGCGTGAGCAACCGCCGGCTGCACGCGCACTGCCGGCGCCAACGCAACCGGAGACCGGGAGCAGACCGTTCAGCCCGTTTATGCGGTTGCCTGCGCCGGTTGGGGGGAGGTAAGCGCCATGATGAATTGCAATGAAGCCCGCACACTGCTGGCGCTTCACACGGAACAGGAGATCACCGATCCTGCGCTGCGCGATCATCTTGCGCGTTGCCCGGCGTGCAGCCTCTACCACCGGCGTAATCGGGTCATCGATGCAACGCTGCGCGAAGAACTCCGCTGGGAAACGCCTTCGGTATTGACGGCGCAGTTGATGGCGATTGCGTTGCAGGCGTCTCATCTCACCCCTGTGCCGCGCCCACGCCGCTGGTACATTATCACCATCTATAGTCTGACCGCTATGGTCATGGCTGTCTCACTGGCGGTCGCGTGGACCTATGGCGGCAGTTTGCTGATGCAGGTCGGTCTGAGCAATGCACTGGCGTGGATATTCGACACACCGACGCAGTGGCTGGCGCAGGTGGTGCAGACACAACCCGACTCGCAGCGGGTGATCGAGTTCGCCATGCGTGTGCGGGATCAATTGCTCTGGCTGCTGCTGGCGGCTATTTTGTGGGCGCTGCTCGACCGCTCGCCACAATCGTCGCTTGCCAGAACCGAATAGCACGACGCAAGCCCGTTTGAGAACGAAGCGCCGGAATGCAGAGGTCTTCTCGCATTCCGGCGTTTGTGTGACGCATAGGGTGCGATGGCGACGCACATCAACGGCGAGTTGTGCTCGTGGCCATAGCACAAACGGTTGGCGAGTCGCTCACATCAGGATAAGCGACATGCCCCCACGCTGCTCCACGCTCGCCACGCGCTCCCACAGCCGCTCAGCATCAGTCCGGCTCCCATCCCATGCGGCGATGGGCTTGCCACACACCGTCCGTGCGCGCATCCGCCCGATGGCGCGCTCCGTCCGATGATTGGTCTTCGGCGCGCCCTCCGCCCGCTGAACTGCACCAAACGCTTCCCAATCCTCACGCACGCGGCGCGCCATATCGCGCAGCCGCGCCGGGGACTGCGCTCCCCTTTCTCCTCTGCGGTCCAGGATGCTGCCGCCATTCCTCGAACAACCGTCGCGTGCCATCCGTAGCCCGTTCAGTCACCACCGGCTGCCTCGCTTCCACCGCCTACCGCCGTTGCTCAGCGTGGCTGCCGCTCGGCAGCCGTCCACGTCATTAGGTGACTAGCGGCTCCAGCTATGCGCGCGCATCCGGCTCCGCTGCATCCGCCTGCCGCCCATTCGCTATGTCCACAGCCGCCGCCACCCCGCGCGGCTGCCCGCCTCGCTGCCCATCCACCTCATCCACCCACCGCGCGCGGTTCTGGCGCGCTGTCGCTGCGCCACCGGCGCCGCCTGCTCCTGCGCGTCGCGCCACACGGTCATCGGGCTGATCTGCATCCTAAAAGCGGCCAACATTGCACTCACCCCGCGCACACTCAGCCCCAGCACTCACACCAGCGCCGCCGGCTTGCGCAAACGCCAGACCGGTCGGCGCAGTCGACGCCGCTTGGATAATCCTGAAACGCGCGCCCGCAGCGCGGGCGGCGATAGGGATACGCCGCCACGCAGTGATAGATCTGGTTGCGCACGGGCTTGCGCGCGCCGCCCCAGCATGGAGCGTCGGCGCAACACAGAAGGGGCATTGCTTGGGGCGTCCGCGAGGCTTGGGATCGGCAGCGGGCAACTGAAGCGCAATCGTCATAACGACTTCTCCCTGCGCGTACAGCTACAACCCGCTTACGACGGACAAAATGACACCGGCAGTGTGTGTCACGTCCGCCTCCACAACCGCAATCGTCATAACGACTTCTCCCTGCGCGTACAGCTACAACCCGCTTACGACGGACAAGATGACACCGGCAGTGTGTGTCACGTCCGCCTCCACAACAGCCAACGCGCGTTATGGATCGTTACGCCTTGCGAACCGCGCGCGAACATTTCGTTTGACTGACCGCACGTGAGGATAAGAACGCGCCTGAAAACATCGTATGAAGCGAGATTTCAGGAGGCGCTTCCTTCACCCACCCAATTGCTTGTGAGTCGAGATTTCAGCCCCGCGCTAGAACGGCAGGTCGTCCTCGCTTTCGACCGGCTGCGGCATATTGCGACCCGGAACACGAGGCGCGCCAGAACGAGCGGGACCATTGGCGATCGACTCGGAGGGAGCGATGGGCGATGGAGCGCGACGCGGAACACTGCCTACCGCCTGCACCTCGAGGTCATCGGCTTCGGCTGAGGGGATGCGATCACCTTTCGGCGTCAGGATGATCATATCCTGCGCCACTACCTCGGTCATGTAGCGCTTCTCGCCGGTGTTGCGATCTTCCCAACTGCGCGTCTGTAACCGCCCCTCGATATAGACGCGCGTGCCCTTCTTCAAATATTCGTTGCAGATTTCTGCGAGTTTATCCCATGCCACAATGCGGAACCATTCCGTGTCATCGTGCTGAATGCCATCCCCCGACTTCCACGAACGGTTCGACGCTACGCGAAACGTCGTGACTGCGCTGCCCTGCGGGGTGAAGCGCATCTCCGGGTCCGCTCCTAGGTGACCGGTGAGCATCACTTTGTTCAGATCTCTGGCCATATGAGCCTCCTCTTCCCGACTGTATTTATGTCGTCCCACCAGGACCTTCGCCCATCCGAAGCGCCCCGGATACCGGCACACTGCCGATACGTCGAGTGTAGCATGCATGTTCCATGCTGTCAAGCACAAACTTTCGCCATGCATGGTCGCAGGCTGCACCAGGACGAACAGGTATCTGGCGCTTACGGCAGGGCGTCTGCTATAATACCACGCATCCGTCGCGCTTCTGTCGCGGCGAGAGAACAACGTCAGAGCGGCAAAGACAGGCGGCGATGCATATTCTGGTTGTACTCACCTACTACTACCCTCACTGGACGAGTCTGACGGTTCATGCGGTGCGCGTGGCGGAGCATCTGGCGGAACGGGGACATACGGTGACGGTGCTGACAACCAGGCACACCCTCGACCTGGCGCGAGACGAGATGGTCAACGGCGTGCGCGTGGTCCGCCTCTGGCCCATCGCGCGCTTCAGTCGCGGGATGATCACCCCGGCGTTTCCCTGGGCGGTGGCGCAACTGATCGCTGAGCATGATGTCGTGCAGATTCATACGCCTCTCCCGGAAGCGCCGTTGGTGGCGGCGTTGTGTCGCGCGCTCGGGCGTCCCCTTTTAATGACGCATCATGGCGATGTGGTCATGCCGGATAGTCCGGCGGAAAAACTCGTCGAGCGCGCTGCGTTCCATATCCTCCGCTTTGCGGCGACTCTGGCGGATGGCATCACCTCGTACAGCGAGGATTATGCCCGCCATTCGCCATTGCTCTGGTCCTTCCGCGATAAACTGACGTGCATCTATCCGCCGGTGGAGTTCCCCGAACCAGACCCCGTCGCTGCCGCCGCCTGGAAACGCGACCTGGGGCTTGAAGGGAAATGCCTGATCGGTTTCGCCGGTCGCTGGGTGAGCGAAAAAGGGTTCGATGACCTGCTGCGGGCATTACCGCTCATTCGCGCCGCTTTGCCTACAGCGCACCTGGTCTTCGCCGGTGAACGCAACGTCGTCTACGACGATTTCTATCGCGTATGCCAGCCACTGATCGAGGCGCAGCAGGAACATATTACCTTCCTTGGTCTGATCCGGGATCGCCGGCAACTGGCGCAGTTCTATGCCATGCTCGATCTGTTCGTGTTGCCCAGCCATACCGATATGATGGCGCTGACGCAGATTGAGGCGATGTTGTGCGGAACCCCGGTTGTAGCGACGGACATCCCCGGCGCGCGCGTGGTGGTGCGCGAAACCGGCTTCGGGCGCCTTGCGCCGCCGTACAACCCACCGGCGCTGGCGCAGGTGATCCTCGAAACGCTGCGCGACCGCGAACGCTACCTGCCCAATCCGGCCGGCGTTCGCCGTATCTTCAATACTCAACAGACCATCGATGCCTATGAGCGATTACTCGATTGGTTGGTGCGCACGCGGAGTCGCACGAACCTCGCTGCGCGCGCGAGCCGCCGTCTGGTGCGCAGCACCCTCCATGTTATCGCTGCGGCGCCGGTGACGGCGACGACAACGATGCTCACGTCATCTGCGCCGCACACCGTCGATGCTCCCCGGTCCGGCTCGCTTTCCAACGCCGATCGGGCGCTGCTCGAGCGTCTGCTGCGCAATGAAGCGGATATGGCGTACCGCCGCCGTGCAATCACCCTGCTCGATTACCTCGAACTCCACGATGGTGAAACGGTGCTCGATTGCGGATGCGGCATGGGCGTCTATTTGATGTTCATGGGGCGGCTGCGGCGATTAAACCTGGTCGGCGTCGATGGCGATATGGAGCGTCTGCGCTGGGCGGAGCGCGAACATGTGCCGGCCAGTTTGTCGAATGTCGATATTCATCGCCTGCCGTTTGCAGACAACAGTTTCGACAAGGTGTTGATGTCCGAGGTGCTTGAACATCTCACCGATGATCGCGGTGCGCTGCGCGAAATCTTTCGCATTCTTAAGCCCGGCGGTGTTCTGGCGCTCAGCGTGCCGCACGCGAATTATCCGTTCTGGTGGGACCCGATCAACAAAACCATCGAGGCGCTTGGCATGCGCCCCATCCAGAGCGCCGGACCGATCGCCGGTCTATGGAGCAACCACTGGCGGTTGTATCGCCCGGAAACGCTGCGCGATGTGGTGTCGGGAGCGGGGTTTGCCATCGAGGCGCTTGAAGAGCAGACGCACTATGCGTTTCCGTTTATCCATTTCATCGTATACAGCATCGGAAAGCCGCTGATCGAAAAGAATATGCTGCCGCGCCGCTTCCGCGACAGCGCCGACCGCTTTCGTGGTGAACGCAACAGTGGCAGTCTGCTCAATCCGATCAACCTTGGGGTGCGGTTGTTCCGCCTTGCGGATGCGCGCAATGATCATCTGCGCGGTGATGAGCAAACATTCGTTAGCATCGTTCTCAAAGCGCGAAAACCTGTCTGAATGACAGTCATGTGGATGCCGGATTGTTCATGAAAAGCGCCGCACCGACACCGCCCATCGTCGAAGACGAGGACGTCACCGCAGCAAACGGTTCGCCATCCACGGAACCTATCGCTGCAATCAGCGATTCGCGCCCGCGTTCGTATGCCGGCGCCAACCTGATGGTGTTGCTCCTCGCAACCCTGGCTCTCGCCTGGATCGGTCAGACGTTGCTGACGATCACGCCGCCGAATCTGCTGGCGGGAATCGCGCTGCTGACACTTGCCGGTGTGGCGTTCGTTGCGCTGGAGGCGTGGATGCCTCAACGGACGATGGCAGAGGACCCCGGCGTTGCACCCCGGTTCGTTGTGCTGCTGGATCGTCTTCCTCCATTTTACCTGTTGTTTTTCCTGGCGCTTGTGAGCAGCAGTATTGCCTTCTGGTGCACGGCGACGCCAGCGCTGCGCCCCATGCCAGCACTGATCGCGTGGCTGGCGAGCATGGGCTTCTTTCTGATTGGAACGCGATACCTGGAACATCCGACTGATAGCCACGCGCAGGAAGAACCATGGGATCGGCGCGAGATGCTGGCAATCGCCGCTCTCACCCTGCTGGCGCTCGCGCTGCGCTTAACCTTCATCGACGCCATCCCGCAAAACTTCGGCGGCGACGAGGGCGAGATGGGTATGGAGGCGCGCGGAGTGCTGGAAGGGCGCATCACCAACCCGTTCGTCACCGGATGGCTGTCGCATCCGACGCTCTGGTTCTTCCTTCAGGCGCTCTCACTGAGCACCCTGGGCAATAATGTCTTCGGGCTGCGCGCTCTGTCGGCGCTGATCGGCACGGCGACCGTTCCGCTCTTCTACCTGTTTGTGCGCCCGCTCTTCGGGCGCGGCGTGGCCGCCGGCGCGGCCACCCTCCTCGCCGTATTTCATTTCCACATTCATTTCAGCCGATTGGGAGTCAACAATATCGTCGATCCTTTCCTGGCATTGTCCGCATTCGCAGCATTCTTTGCCGCCGTGCGCCGATCGTCGTCCTTTGCTCTGGGATGGACGGGGGTCATTTGTGGCGTTGCGCAGCATTTCTACATGGGCTCGCGGTTGACACCGGTAGTGATCGCCGTTCTCGTGGCGCACCTGGCTATCGCCGACCGGCGCCGCTTCCGCTGGCTGGCGCCGCGCCTGCCCTTGATGGTCGCCGGGTTTCTGCTGGGGTTTGGACCCCTGATCGCTCATTTCATCGCGGACCCATCCGCGTTTACGGCCCGCCTGGCGATGGTTGGCGTGGTGCAGAGCGGGTGGCTGGAACAGAAACTGGCGGAAGGAGTCCCGCTGACACAGATCATCATCGACCAGGCGCGCCAGAGTTTTGGCGCGTACACGTTT
This region includes:
- a CDS encoding RNA polymerase sigma factor — protein: MAEPSADIIRRAQAGDPEALTQLVLSQQQYVYSIAMSVLKNPDDAADLTQEAFIRLFRALPQYNGESRFTTWLYRLVVNLGRDELRRRGRQAPLASPADGDEELDAIDVIADDDRWSDPEEALDSRELRSEVRRALAQLEEHYRLVLTLYYFEDMKYTDIAEILDLPLNTVKSHIRRGKERLAAILQEREQPPAARALPAPTQPETGSRPFSPFMRLPAPVGGR
- a CDS encoding anti-sigma factor encodes the protein MMNCNEARTLLALHTEQEITDPALRDHLARCPACSLYHRRNRVIDATLREELRWETPSVLTAQLMAIALQASHLTPVPRPRRWYIITIYSLTAMVMAVSLAVAWTYGGSLLMQVGLSNALAWIFDTPTQWLAQVVQTQPDSQRVIEFAMRVRDQLLWLLLAAILWALLDRSPQSSLARTE
- a CDS encoding single-stranded DNA-binding protein translates to MARDLNKVMLTGHLGADPEMRFTPQGSAVTTFRVASNRSWKSGDGIQHDDTEWFRIVAWDKLAEICNEYLKKGTRVYIEGRLQTRSWEDRNTGEKRYMTEVVAQDMIILTPKGDRIPSAEADDLEVQAVGSVPRRAPSPIAPSESIANGPARSGAPRVPGRNMPQPVESEDDLPF
- a CDS encoding glycosyltransferase; the protein is MHILVVLTYYYPHWTSLTVHAVRVAEHLAERGHTVTVLTTRHTLDLARDEMVNGVRVVRLWPIARFSRGMITPAFPWAVAQLIAEHDVVQIHTPLPEAPLVAALCRALGRPLLMTHHGDVVMPDSPAEKLVERAAFHILRFAATLADGITSYSEDYARHSPLLWSFRDKLTCIYPPVEFPEPDPVAAAAWKRDLGLEGKCLIGFAGRWVSEKGFDDLLRALPLIRAALPTAHLVFAGERNVVYDDFYRVCQPLIEAQQEHITFLGLIRDRRQLAQFYAMLDLFVLPSHTDMMALTQIEAMLCGTPVVATDIPGARVVVRETGFGRLAPPYNPPALAQVILETLRDRERYLPNPAGVRRIFNTQQTIDAYERLLDWLVRTRSRTNLAARASRRLVRSTLHVIAAAPVTATTTMLTSSAPHTVDAPRSGSLSNADRALLERLLRNEADMAYRRRAITLLDYLELHDGETVLDCGCGMGVYLMFMGRLRRLNLVGVDGDMERLRWAEREHVPASLSNVDIHRLPFADNSFDKVLMSEVLEHLTDDRGALREIFRILKPGGVLALSVPHANYPFWWDPINKTIEALGMRPIQSAGPIAGLWSNHWRLYRPETLRDVVSGAGFAIEALEEQTHYAFPFIHFIVYSIGKPLIEKNMLPRRFRDSADRFRGERNSGSLLNPINLGVRLFRLADARNDHLRGDEQTFVSIVLKARKPV
- a CDS encoding glycosyltransferase family 39 protein; protein product: MKSAAPTPPIVEDEDVTAANGSPSTEPIAAISDSRPRSYAGANLMVLLLATLALAWIGQTLLTITPPNLLAGIALLTLAGVAFVALEAWMPQRTMAEDPGVAPRFVVLLDRLPPFYLLFFLALVSSSIAFWCTATPALRPMPALIAWLASMGFFLIGTRYLEHPTDSHAQEEPWDRREMLAIAALTLLALALRLTFIDAIPQNFGGDEGEMGMEARGVLEGRITNPFVTGWLSHPTLWFFLQALSLSTLGNNVFGLRALSALIGTATVPLFYLFVRPLFGRGVAAGAATLLAVFHFHIHFSRLGVNNIVDPFLALSAFAAFFAAVRRSSSFALGWTGVICGVAQHFYMGSRLTPVVIAVLVAHLAIADRRRFRWLAPRLPLMVAGFLLGFGPLIAHFIADPSAFTARLAMVGVVQSGWLEQKLAEGVPLTQIIIDQARQSFGAYTFVPDRSAWYDPNIALLDSVSAVLLVPGVALALVNWRRSEWVLPIVWLTGAAILGGMLLVNTPESPRYVTTAPALCLLVMLALQHIANLADRAFRWTDHRRAFIIVVLVALLAGWNLNFYFRDYIPRRAYGWTNTEIVTKLAHYANAQPAPVYVYMFTPPRIFFGNGTIRFLAAGIKGIDVLDPVTDPAQIMPPPDGRRPLFIFLPEREAELTIVQQRFPGGTVERFQGEWEPVVLFIAYTPP